The genomic stretch TAAAGGACCACTTCGCCTAAAGGAGTTATAGGAAGTTGTGGGAGTCCCGAGTCAATCACAAAAAGACTTTCACCGCCATTACCATGAAGATGGGTCTTGTGCGAGCGCGGATCATTGTGCATCACCTCGTGTTTACTATGTCCTATAACGGCAACCTCATTCCGCGGACCTTGTATAATACACGTCATATCAAGACGACCAGCTATTACGGCATAGTGATCGATAATAGTTGATAGGCTTTGATCGGTATTAAGAAAAAGATAGAGATTCTTGTCACCTAGCTTAAGTTCAACACCATCTTTAAAATAAAATAAGGTGTTGTTCGATGAAATAACGCTTACTTTCAGTTTAAAATTATCTAATTGAAATTCAATATTCTGCCTGAGTGGATCATCTATCGAACGCTGCGTCAATATTGCCGATACGTCTGCAACGGTCGCGTTGAATGTAAACTTGTGTGTACTCGACCCTGCAAGCACGGGTAAAGCAACTGAAATTTCTCCCACGCCGGATTCAATATCGTAGTTGAAGTTTCCTGTACTTGCTTCATTCGTTAAGACAAGGTTCCCAGTTAGTAACACTTTCATCTCATGATGGCAGTGGTCATCAGGGATTAGGATCTTATCAGGGTTCTCAACGGTCGGTCCACCTTGGGTGTCAAGTACTTGGGTACGGCAGCCTGCAGTAACACTGTAAGCCTTTTCAGAGCTTCCAAAAACTCTTTCTATACCGGTAAAAGAGAATTTTTTATTCCCATTATATCGCAAATAACCCATAGGTAAGTTAACTTCTATTTGATCTTGTGCCGGCTGAAACCCTGACAATATTAGAGTATCTATTCCTCCGTTAGCATGAAGATCACCGGATATCTCCTGCGCTTGAACAATAAAAATATCGTCTTGGTTTCCTCCTTTAAGGTTTTTATAGCCATCAGAAACTAGAAAATAATTAGTTTTGTTTAAAAAACCCGCAGCATAATCATGATGTTGACCTAGATCAATAAGAGCAGCATCTCCCGTAGCGCCATTATTCATAATACCTATCGCCGCATTACATTTATAAGCCCCCTCTACAGGAATAGCTTCAGAATCTCCGGTAGGTAAGCAGATAAAAGTGCTTCCTGCTGGACTAGCTGGCTTTACTCTGCTTAATTTAAAGCCATGTTGCTTTTCCCGAAGGGATACAAAACTATTGTTGACCTCGGAAAAAACAGGCTCGCATACCGTTTTTTCATTGCTGCACTTCCCTGCGAACACGAGACCACCTCCATCTGAAGGACACCTTCGCTCTCCAATAACAACACGACACTTCTCAGCTATTTCTTCAAGGGCTGAAAAAATGTAATATTTAATCGCCGGGTGACTTTTTAGAAATTCCAGTTTCTCTACCAAAAATTGCTTGTAATGTTCGATTAAATCGGCCATTTTTTTAATATAGGCTTCGGGTGCTATCCCTAGAAAAGCACGCCATCCCTCTTTAAACTTCTCCCAACCCGACAAATGGATCAAATGATCCAGGCGAGCGACTGAACGAACCGCATCATATATTTGTACCCCCAACATAACGAGAGCACCCACCACTTCGCCGGCGGGTCCCGTGATAGCCGAAATTCCGGAAAACATTCCCGCAATCTCTCCCACTTCTATCCCAGCTTCCAATAAATCAATGCCTAAATTAACACCATTGCTAATCACTCCCCCCAGCGCCTCCTCATCACCCTGTTGCAACGCCTTTACTTGATTTGCAAAATCAATCGCAATTAATATGGATGTTCCCCGACGCAAAAAGGGTGTACCTATTTGTAATGATTTACCTAGTAATTTATTTCCAGCGGCTGCCAAACTCTCTCCTTTACTAGCCAAGCTGGCGGATAACTTCCCAAAAGCATGGCCGCCTCCCATAAACCACCCAAGATTGATAGCAATTGTTTTACCATCGTCTTTTATTAAGGCCTTCAATGTATCGGTGGCCATCTGCGCCCGCATCGGGATGGAAACAATACGTGCAGCCAGATCAACATGTGGCCTTATGCGATTAATATGATGACCCAGTCTTTGTACTGCGGGTTCGCTGTCTCCAGAAACTTTACTCGACCCAGCCAATTGCAAGAGCTGGGTTCGCTTTGCTGCGCCTGAATCTTTAAGCAGCTCAAGGAAACCTGCACTATCAAGATCAATTTTATTGATATCACGCGGTTTTTCTTTTTCTAAATTGATTTTGTCAATGTCGTCCCAGGAAAATAAACAAGCTTCAGCTTCCCTTTTCCGCCGGCTTGACAGACAGTTTTTTTTATTAGCCGTACTCTCATCATCCAATGCGCTAGAAGGTCTTTTCAGATTATTTTGTTTGCGTTCATTCAATAATTTTTCAATCGCTTCATCACCCACAGCCAAGTCCAATGCTGTTTTACCATCCTTATCCTTAAGATTAAGATCAATGTCTTTACATTCTAATAATATGTTTACTACTTCAATATGTCCTCCTTTAACGGCCAAATGCAGAGCAGTCCAATGATCCGCGCCCTCTCTAGCATTAACATCAGCCCCTTTATCTAGGAGATACTTTACGATGTCTAAGTGACCTTCTTCAACCGCGTTGTGCAAAGGAGTAGCACCATCACTTGCTGCAACGTTAACCTTAAGCTTTTGTTCATCTATAAGGTATTTAACTATCTCCAAGCTACTATCACGGGCACTAGTAGCCAGGTGTAAAAGAGTTTCTCGTTCAACAGTAGTAAATTGTTTAAGGTGAGGATGCTTTTTCAGCAATGCTTTAAGCAAATATAGATTGCCTCCTTCCATAATATGTTTTATATATCTCTGCCCTAAGGTTTCTGAAAAAACTTCGCTTGATTTCCTCTCGACAGAATCTTCCAATTCCACATTACTTTCGACAGAACTTTCCAATTCTATATTAATTAATGGTTGCTCCATTATCCAGTTAAGATGAACCATGTCATCAAGATTTGCCCCGCGGGATAAAAACAAGTTAACTAATTTAAATTTAGCAGGGGTACTTTTATGCCCATCGATATACCGTATAGGAGTCCATTTAAATAATGTATCTTCCGTGTTGATATGGCTAGCTACGTCGGTAAACTGTAACAATTTGTCACAGGCAGCGTAATCACCCTTCATAGCAGCTAAATGTATAGGTTTTCTACCAAAAAGGTCAGGACTATTTCTATCGCCTATAATTTTTGATAGCGTTTCTATACGCTCGTAATTGCGGTTTAGAATAGCTGTATGTAAACGAAGGTCTTTCGTTACGATTCCATCGATAAACCGTTGAACTCCTTCTCCAGCACGCTCCTCATAAAAAATATCGAAAGCACTACGTATAGTAGTCGCTAGCCGTACTTCTAACCCTTCAACAAGTGTATCCTCAAGTAAATTCTCAGAATGAGCTATGGCTATTCTTTCTTGTTCTATTTGTTGTTGTTGTTCTTTAAATATATCCACAAGCTTCTGAGCAGCAAGATATTCAGCAAATGTCAAGTGAACAAAGTTAGGTTTTCCATCAACAATACGATCAACAACACCAGCATATCCTTTACCTTCTTTCATCTCGCTGATTAAAATTTCTATTTTTTCCATTTTTCCAGGAAGTAATTGATTGATCTCCCATTCTGCATCTATACTTTGTTTGCTGACTACTTCAAATACTACGTACAAAGCCAATAGTTGACGTTGTTCTAAAAATTCATCATATGTCAGCTTATCACTGGCATCCATATGTGTTTGTTTAGCAGAGAATTTGTTAAACTTATCTCTGATAAACTCTTTGTAAAAATCAACTAAATTAAAATCTGTACCTAATGAAAACTCATTTGCATTAGGGTTATTATAAAACGTGTTAAATTTATTTTGAAAATGCTCAGCCGCCATTTTTAGTTGTAGTGGTATCGCAGTAAACTTTTTATCTGAACTTATCTTGCTAGTAAAAAAATCAAGAAATTTTTCAGTACAGAACGTTAAACGCTCCTCATTTATTTCCTCTACTAAATGAGTGCTAAAGAACTTTTTTAAGAACTCTTTTTGACCCGCTTCAGATAATGGATTTAATGTATATGAAGCTCCTTTCAATGCTTCTTCTAATGTCGTACGCGCATGCGTGCGAGTAGTCACCCATAGTTTTTTTGCTTGCGTTTCTTTTAGTACAGTAAGTAACGTAATGACATGCTTTTTACAGGTGGGGCTCATTTCATCAAACCCATCAAAAAATAATGCCACTTTATCTGGTCGACTTAAGTTGTTTTTAAACAGCTCCTTCTCCAAGGTATTTTTTAAACTCATTAGCTTTGATAAGAAATCGATTGCTTTTACTCTGTTGAGGTTATCAAAATTTTCTTCACTGAACGCTTGTACATGTTCAATTAAGTTAATTTTAATAACCCAAGAAAATGGACTTTCTTGCTTTTCTTGCTCTGCCAAACGAGTAAGTACTACAGATTTCCCCATGCCAGGCTTAGCCGCTATAATTGCTATTCTATCTTCAATACGTGTTAAGGTTTTTTTATCTCTAGTAACTTGATTAGAAGATTTTGGATCAATTTTTTTTAATTCATGATCAAATGTACGCCCTACATAACATACTTTATCTATGTCAGTTAATTTAGGAACTTCCTTACCTATGCTTACCTCATCACCATTAACTAACTTAGACAGTACTTCTTCATTTATTAGATTTTTTTGAGGGTCGCTTATCAAATAACCTAAAGGTGTCTCTTTTCCTTGGAAACTCACTGTTTTACCTAAAATTATAGCTTGCGCAGTAGGCGTCAGATCAGACAGGCCTCCTATGTTATCTCTGTTTTCTTGATATTTAGTTCGTAGTTGCGCATCATTTTTGAATGAGCTAGCTAAACCACCATCACCATTTTTAGTAATTAAGATAATTTTTTTCTTGGGATTGTTATTTACAATAGTCTTTAGCTCTGAATATAAAGCGTGTATATTACTACCTGGCCCATTTTTGCATTCAATGACGAGTAAA from Rickettsiella endosymbiont of Miltochrista miniata encodes the following:
- a CDS encoding ankyrin repeat domain-containing protein; amino-acid sequence: MPYIEKPVAINNEMLSRVRRYDPKDTNIAKLFTAIREHKTGNPPKDKINKIQNLLSQPIQNINSMDANDHDNTLLHVAASKAHEDIIMLLINQAGIDKSIKNRQDKTAFDLASDLDVSTYSNKQSIMAKLNPGPLVHAGPSGVSANLTPQLGDEVNYPSSGLKNSLHGNIYQLKLLMLFLKRGLSENYDFRLSTEWDAAEKFDDLVFKYNDQNQVKYRFLQAKHKQDQSKKIKIGDLLTADKNGEFNLEKYFISYLKIKNNPDFNGNLEDFTICTNINFDLSNTIVGQPIQLNEVSAGKNKGKKISVEAMTGNDVFFKDGGTRYKLLANNDLIAHLKQGSEVQKEVQELNKNKNKINVNTDIDTEINQFLEKLIFAVDQPNEVELGKIISQEMGEEFNLIDANLVTDKFLRDMLDWFKEKEGKFLSPADGEEFFADTKGKVTKLVMLGPTSAYSKKLTELGVSFNDDQLTEVKNFLNPGSSINSKQILNLEAPKNTRLSAIKVNQILLGSSVYKEKRDSYIFVPLSKLLRLRDEVLDAFRAQGTGDLLVIECKNGPGSNIHALYSELKTIVNNNPKKKIILITKNGDGGLASSFKNDAQLRTKYQENRDNIGGLSDLTPTAQAIILGKTVSFQGKETPLGYLISDPQKNLINEEVLSKLVNGDEVSIGKEVPKLTDIDKVCYVGRTFDHELKKIDPKSSNQVTRDKKTLTRIEDRIAIIAAKPGMGKSVVLTRLAEQEKQESPFSWVIKINLIEHVQAFSEENFDNLNRVKAIDFLSKLMSLKNTLEKELFKNNLSRPDKVALFFDGFDEMSPTCKKHVITLLTVLKETQAKKLWVTTRTHARTTLEEALKGASYTLNPLSEAGQKEFLKKFFSTHLVEEINEERLTFCTEKFLDFFTSKISSDKKFTAIPLQLKMAAEHFQNKFNTFYNNPNANEFSLGTDFNLVDFYKEFIRDKFNKFSAKQTHMDASDKLTYDEFLEQRQLLALYVVFEVVSKQSIDAEWEINQLLPGKMEKIEILISEMKEGKGYAGVVDRIVDGKPNFVHLTFAEYLAAQKLVDIFKEQQQQIEQERIAIAHSENLLEDTLVEGLEVRLATTIRSAFDIFYEERAGEGVQRFIDGIVTKDLRLHTAILNRNYERIETLSKIIGDRNSPDLFGRKPIHLAAMKGDYAACDKLLQFTDVASHINTEDTLFKWTPIRYIDGHKSTPAKFKLVNLFLSRGANLDDMVHLNWIMEQPLINIELESSVESNVELEDSVERKSSEVFSETLGQRYIKHIMEGGNLYLLKALLKKHPHLKQFTTVERETLLHLATSARDSSLEIVKYLIDEQKLKVNVAASDGATPLHNAVEEGHLDIVKYLLDKGADVNAREGADHWTALHLAVKGGHIEVVNILLECKDIDLNLKDKDGKTALDLAVGDEAIEKLLNERKQNNLKRPSSALDDESTANKKNCLSSRRKREAEACLFSWDDIDKINLEKEKPRDINKIDLDSAGFLELLKDSGAAKRTQLLQLAGSSKVSGDSEPAVQRLGHHINRIRPHVDLAARIVSIPMRAQMATDTLKALIKDDGKTIAINLGWFMGGGHAFGKLSASLASKGESLAAAGNKLLGKSLQIGTPFLRRGTSILIAIDFANQVKALQQGDEEALGGVISNGVNLGIDLLEAGIEVGEIAGMFSGISAITGPAGEVVGALVMLGVQIYDAVRSVARLDHLIHLSGWEKFKEGWRAFLGIAPEAYIKKMADLIEHYKQFLVEKLEFLKSHPAIKYYIFSALEEIAEKCRVVIGERRCPSDGGGLVFAGKCSNEKTVCEPVFSEVNNSFVSLREKQHGFKLSRVKPASPAGSTFICLPTGDSEAIPVEGAYKCNAAIGIMNNGATGDAALIDLGQHHDYAAGFLNKTNYFLVSDGYKNLKGGNQDDIFIVQAQEISGDLHANGGIDTLILSGFQPAQDQIEVNLPMGYLRYNGNKKFSFTGIERVFGSSEKAYSVTAGCRTQVLDTQGGPTVENPDKILIPDDHCHHEMKVLLTGNLVLTNEASTGNFNYDIESGVGEISVALPVLAGSSTHKFTFNATVADVSAILTQRSIDDPLRQNIEFQLDNFKLKVSVISSNNTLFYFKDGVELKLGDKNLYLFLNTDQSLSTIIDHYAVIAGRLDMTCIIQGPRNEVAVIGHSKHEVMHNDPRSHKTHLHGNGGESLFVIDSGLPQLPITPLGEVVLYHHQGDSHVDSLDLRALTAQIRTEFNATAEILFVPPNASNRLGNDILLLLTVKSRRAKAVHEIMTVRVKDALIDEWYRDLHVILNVAPLKVFGPLSNLRLVPVPLEFKESHEIINVGIRDVEENTVIIIPRNYESYELFRDGNNLRLTNTLSNYSTIVEPLTILLENFYNEPKLETLSIEFLNKRIVIKEELAKINVATWDEAQIAHEEELYAMAFQSLSNHTDFDRHPRNHPTDFLTRARRSIQLSELAVTPIVSSAVRSSGILQALIGHMTHFFADKKQKALLSSGSSARVLHRTKNTCDKDKGLKSKQCFKTTALSTKRIIPPSKWRQPLMELGTGAIAGSVGEIFDKLVESYPNRLISFTVLRTFLDAMIMSSRYFLSSSVNELELEDTLSPFLVVFLSNLFITASLQSLLIGLEASGRPLCKQVKRGIQTLYNFFFLQAMFNFFTGDENGENKLTMLLNWTCYAGANIGARKATRMIMNTHFFNGSAKKEEGDSIPIMGYSSSK